Proteins co-encoded in one Aspergillus flavus chromosome 2, complete sequence genomic window:
- a CDS encoding fatty acid-binding protein (lipid transfer protein, putative), translated as MSLKNDAFPSSAAFDAINAALQSDAAERKEAVDKAKAIVAFNLKNDKGQEESWYLDLKEKGEVGKGAPSGGKKADVTLSLSDSDFASLVSGKANAQRLFMGGKLKIKGNIMKATKMEPVLKKAQGKAKL; from the exons ATGTCTCTCAAGAACG acGCTTTTCCCTCCTCCGCTGCTTTCGATGCGATCAACGCCGCTCTCCAGAGCGACGCTGCTGAGCGCAAGGAGGCTGTCgacaaggccaaggccaTCGTCGCTTTCAACCTGAAGAATGACAAGGGCCAGGAAGAGAGCTGGTACCTCGAcctcaaggagaagggtgaGGTGGGCAAGGGTGCTCCTTCGGGGGGTAAAAAGGCTGATG TGACTCTGTCCCTCTCCGACTCTGACTTCGCTTCCCTGGTCAGCGGCAAGGCCAACGCCCAGAGACTCTTCATGGGAGGCAAGCTCAAGATCAAGGGTAACATTATGAAGGCGACCAAGATGGAGCCCGTCCTGAAGAAGGCCCAGGGCAAGGCCAAGCTATAG